A stretch of Desulfurellaceae bacterium DNA encodes these proteins:
- a CDS encoding type II toxin-antitoxin system MqsR family toxin, which yields MMAMSEKRKPTYDLKAIKTAFATAAGLKATGSAIQDAAALGFGSAEIIDTVQSIQRTHFHKSMTSYADHQVWQDVYYVPSEVGTLHVKFTADAVTEFLLLSFKEK from the coding sequence ATGATGGCAATGTCGGAGAAACGAAAGCCGACGTATGATCTGAAAGCCATCAAGACCGCGTTTGCCACGGCAGCAGGCTTAAAGGCCACGGGTTCGGCAATACAAGATGCAGCAGCCTTGGGGTTTGGAAGTGCTGAGATCATTGATACCGTTCAGTCCATACAGAGAACACACTTCCACAAGTCGATGACCTCCTATGCCGATCATCAAGTTTGGCAGGATGTCTATTATGTGCCGTCGGAGGTAGGGACGCTGCATGTAAAGTTCACAGCCGATGCTGTGACTGAATTTCTGCTCCTGTCGTTTAAGGAGAAGTAA
- a CDS encoding YgiT-type zinc finger protein: MTAPICPETGTPMKRGVAPMTISYKDQSSTFEMPGWYCDECDESIHTGDDMKVSDRMLKRLKAQSKSQRTVQLAAQ; this comes from the coding sequence ATGACCGCTCCGATTTGCCCGGAAACGGGGACGCCGATGAAGCGTGGCGTTGCGCCGATGACGATCTCCTATAAGGACCAGTCGTCAACGTTCGAGATGCCCGGCTGGTATTGCGACGAGTGCGATGAGAGCATCCATACCGGCGACGATATGAAGGTCTCCGACCGGATGCTGAAGCGGCTCAAGGCCCAGTCCAAAAGCCAACGCACCGTTCAACTTGCGGCTCAATAA
- a CDS encoding type II toxin-antitoxin system HicB family antitoxin yields MRYTVLVEAVWCPALKGCHSQGEMQEEALENIREAVAAYLESAQADGLPLPADVTIHHSLLRGFRTLSLEGL; encoded by the coding sequence ATGCGTTACACGGTTCTTGTCGAAGCCGTCTGGTGCCCTGCGCTCAAGGGGTGTCATTCGCAGGGGGAGATGCAAGAAGAAGCGCTGGAGAACATCCGGGAGGCCGTAGCCGCCTACCTGGAGAGCGCACAGGCCGACGGCCTGCCCCTCCCGGCAGACGTAACGATCCACCACTCTCTCCTAAGAGGATTTCGGACGCTTTCTTTAGAGGGTCTATGA
- a CDS encoding type II toxin-antitoxin system Phd/YefM family antitoxin codes for MREINASEFKAKCLAILDEVVQTGQSVTIMKRGKPVAQLVPPVPRQHGYPQDALFGTVKIHGDIVEPVLDADAWDAEREKIK; via the coding sequence ATGAGAGAAATCAACGCGTCAGAGTTCAAGGCAAAATGTCTGGCTATTCTCGACGAAGTCGTACAGACCGGACAGTCGGTAACAATTATGAAACGTGGGAAACCGGTTGCCCAGCTTGTTCCGCCTGTCCCCAGACAGCATGGCTACCCGCAGGACGCCCTGTTCGGAACAGTGAAAATTCATGGAGATATTGTCGAACCAGTCCTGGACGCCGACGCCTGGGACGCTGAACGGGAGAAGATCAAGTGA
- a CDS encoding type II toxin-antitoxin system VapC family toxin: protein MKVLLDTHILIYWLGTDLRLSVEQKRVLEQASPENPLWVSDITLWEIATLYNLKRLSFHLPLRDWLEAATAPPLVQRVGISPAIAAAVAALPSSFHRDPADRIIIASAQLLGATLLTHDKQIIQSALVPTL from the coding sequence GTGAAGGTGCTCCTTGATACCCATATTCTGATTTACTGGCTGGGGACCGACCTGCGTCTGTCAGTGGAGCAGAAAAGAGTCCTTGAGCAAGCCAGCCCTGAGAACCCGCTGTGGGTCTCTGATATCACGCTGTGGGAGATTGCGACCCTGTACAATCTCAAGCGTCTCTCATTCCATCTGCCACTACGGGACTGGCTCGAAGCCGCGACCGCCCCACCCCTAGTACAACGGGTTGGCATCTCCCCTGCCATTGCTGCGGCAGTGGCTGCCCTGCCGTCTTCCTTTCATCGTGACCCAGCCGACCGCATCATTATTGCCTCGGCCCAGCTTCTCGGCGCAACATTGCTGACACACGACAAACAAATCATCCAATCTGCTCTTGTTCCGACCTTGTAG
- a CDS encoding nuclear transport factor 2 family protein, protein MDMTELEQRLTRMEDIEAIKQLKAEYCDICDDDHNPGRITTIFAEDGIWEAAGFGKGEGHAGIRELFQGFQKMISFSQHMVMNPVIKVEGERATGRWYFIGPFTFGETTAKWQAVRYEDDYVKVGGEWKIQHLRAQVRMSTDYETSWAKQD, encoded by the coding sequence ATGGACATGACAGAACTCGAACAACGTCTCACCCGGATGGAAGACATTGAGGCCATCAAGCAGTTGAAGGCCGAGTATTGCGATATCTGCGACGACGATCATAATCCGGGTCGCATCACCACGATCTTTGCCGAAGACGGCATCTGGGAGGCGGCAGGTTTTGGCAAGGGCGAGGGCCACGCCGGCATCCGGGAGCTGTTCCAAGGCTTCCAAAAAATGATCAGCTTCTCCCAGCACATGGTGATGAACCCGGTCATCAAGGTCGAGGGTGAGCGTGCCACCGGCCGGTGGTATTTCATCGGGCCGTTCACCTTTGGCGAGACCACGGCAAAGTGGCAGGCGGTTCGCTACGAGGACGACTACGTCAAGGTGGGCGGCGAGTGGAAGATTCAGCACCTGCGCGCTCAGGTGCGGATGAGCACCGACTACGAGACCAGTTGGGCCAAGCAAGACTGA